A window of Christiangramia forsetii KT0803 contains these coding sequences:
- a CDS encoding DUF4377 domain-containing protein, whose amino-acid sequence MHIKFNSLILIGFFTFFGMNSCNLEGNENNEGEVVRMRVNHFKQTAFGVAPQLVLLVQEAEEIGGEEWNYFYDGIKDFEYEYGYVYDISVKKEPVENPPQDASSIKYILLDVISKEKIDNTETFEIKLKWGGNSFVSSTGDQYTLMDELLIDCNELCENLAQGLENEDELTGTFSHVSNGEIRLITLQ is encoded by the coding sequence ATGCATATCAAATTCAATAGTCTCATTCTAATAGGTTTTTTCACTTTTTTTGGAATGAATTCCTGTAACCTGGAAGGAAATGAAAATAATGAAGGAGAGGTAGTACGTATGCGTGTAAATCATTTTAAGCAAACTGCCTTTGGAGTTGCTCCTCAATTAGTATTATTAGTTCAGGAAGCTGAAGAAATAGGAGGGGAGGAGTGGAATTATTTTTATGATGGAATTAAAGATTTCGAGTATGAATATGGCTATGTGTATGATATTTCAGTGAAAAAAGAACCGGTAGAAAACCCACCGCAGGACGCTTCCTCAATAAAGTATATTTTATTGGATGTAATTTCTAAAGAAAAGATTGATAATACCGAAACCTTTGAGATCAAATTAAAGTGGGGAGGTAATAGCTTTGTAAGCAGTACGGGCGATCAATACACACTTATGGATGAATTACTTATAGATTGCAATGAATTATGCGAAAATCTTGCGCAGGGACTGGAGAATGAAGATGAATTAACCGGTACATTTTCTCATGTTTCTAATGGAGAAATAAGACTTATAACGCTCCAGTAA
- a CDS encoding RsmB/NOP family class I SAM-dependent RNA methyltransferase, with protein sequence MRLHRNLVFATVDALAEIFNEGNYADKVIAKTLKRDKRWGSRDRSFIAETTYDIVRWKRLYAEIAEVKEPFKREDIFRMLAVWCVLRGVTIPDWPQFEKTPERRIKGRFDELSRIRKFRESVPDWMDELGEKELGEKVWTKEIHALNEQAPVILRTNNLKTNPKELAAKLSEEGIETSGVRNYPEALELKERANVFKTKAFQDGLFEVQDANSQRVAELLDVKPGMRVVDTCAGAGGKTLHLAALMENKGQIIALDIYGNKLKELKRRAKRAGAHNVETRSIDSTKVIKKLYNSADRVLIDAPCSGLGVLSRNPDAKWKLQPDFLEKIKNTQLEILEKYSRILKEGGKMVYATCSILPSENEKQVQKFLKTESGKDFKLLREKKLLSSESGYDGFYMALLQKD encoded by the coding sequence ATGCGCCTACACAGGAATCTTGTTTTTGCTACCGTTGATGCTTTAGCTGAAATTTTTAATGAAGGAAATTATGCCGATAAGGTTATAGCAAAGACTCTGAAAAGAGATAAACGATGGGGATCTAGAGATCGTAGTTTTATTGCAGAAACCACTTATGATATTGTGAGATGGAAAAGACTTTATGCTGAAATAGCTGAAGTAAAAGAGCCTTTTAAAAGAGAAGATATCTTTAGAATGCTCGCCGTTTGGTGCGTGCTTAGAGGCGTAACTATTCCTGACTGGCCTCAATTTGAGAAAACACCAGAAAGACGTATCAAAGGTAGATTTGATGAATTAAGCAGGATAAGAAAATTTAGAGAATCTGTACCAGATTGGATGGATGAACTTGGAGAGAAAGAGTTAGGCGAAAAAGTTTGGACCAAAGAAATCCATGCGCTAAATGAACAGGCTCCTGTTATTTTAAGAACCAATAATTTAAAGACCAATCCTAAAGAATTAGCTGCAAAACTTAGCGAAGAAGGTATTGAAACTTCTGGCGTTCGTAATTATCCCGAAGCACTGGAACTAAAAGAGAGAGCTAATGTGTTTAAAACAAAAGCTTTTCAGGATGGCCTTTTTGAAGTTCAGGATGCAAATTCTCAAAGAGTCGCCGAATTGCTGGATGTAAAACCGGGAATGCGTGTAGTAGATACCTGTGCAGGTGCCGGCGGAAAAACTCTTCACCTTGCTGCTTTAATGGAAAACAAGGGACAGATCATTGCTCTGGATATTTATGGAAATAAATTGAAAGAACTTAAACGTAGAGCCAAGCGTGCCGGAGCTCATAATGTAGAAACCAGGAGTATAGATTCTACTAAAGTGATCAAGAAGCTTTATAATTCGGCAGATAGAGTTCTTATTGATGCTCCATGTAGCGGATTGGGTGTTCTAAGCCGTAATCCCGATGCGAAATGGAAACTTCAACCGGATTTTCTGGAAAAAATCAAAAATACACAGCTTGAAATACTGGAAAAATATTCCAGAATATTGAAAGAAGGTGGAAAAATGGTGTATGCGACCTGTTCTATTTTACCTTCAGAAAATGAAAAACAAGTTCAGAAGTTCTTAAAAACAGAAAGTGGAAAAGATTTTAAATTATTAAGAGAGAAAAAGCTCTTGTCCAGTGAAAGCGGTTATGACGGATTTTATATGGCTTTATTGCAGAAAGACTAA
- a CDS encoding WD40/YVTN/BNR-like repeat-containing protein: MKKLSFLLILLAFACKESSKENSPENLENNKPEYFESVEAEVILEDDSLSVRAIEIIGKNLAFAGNNGTYGLYDSANNTWKTNIQKFDTLVPEYRAIASTSNDFFMLSVGSPALLYKTGNSGKMELVYKETHDKAFYDAMTFWNDNEGIAMGDPTDGCISIIITRDGGKSWSKVDCENLPEAAEGEAAFAASNSNIAIQGNNTWILTGGTKSRILFSPDKGASWQLFETPLLQGEPTTGGYSLDFYDDKNGIIIGGDYTNAEGNRGNKAVTADGGKTWELIAEGKDPGYKSSIRFVPDSNGKQILATGFSGIHYSKDSGKSWKKLSEQGFYTLRFVNDTLAYAAGKGRIAKLIFR; encoded by the coding sequence ATGAAAAAATTAAGTTTTTTATTGATTTTATTGGCCTTTGCCTGTAAAGAATCTTCAAAAGAGAATTCTCCGGAAAACCTTGAAAATAACAAACCTGAATATTTTGAATCTGTTGAAGCAGAAGTGATACTTGAGGATGATTCTTTAAGTGTGAGGGCCATTGAGATCATAGGAAAAAATCTTGCTTTTGCTGGTAACAATGGAACATATGGTTTATATGATTCAGCCAATAACACGTGGAAAACCAATATTCAAAAATTTGATACTCTAGTTCCAGAGTATAGAGCGATTGCTAGCACCTCAAATGATTTTTTTATGTTGAGTGTTGGAAGTCCCGCACTTTTATATAAAACTGGAAATTCTGGTAAAATGGAGTTGGTTTATAAGGAAACACATGATAAGGCCTTTTATGATGCGATGACCTTTTGGAATGATAATGAGGGGATTGCGATGGGAGATCCCACTGATGGATGTATTTCAATAATTATTACCAGAGATGGTGGTAAAAGCTGGAGCAAAGTAGACTGTGAAAATTTACCTGAAGCTGCAGAGGGAGAGGCCGCATTCGCTGCAAGTAATTCTAATATTGCCATTCAGGGAAATAATACCTGGATCTTAACCGGAGGGACAAAATCAAGAATTCTTTTTTCTCCAGATAAAGGAGCTTCCTGGCAATTATTTGAGACGCCTCTATTGCAGGGAGAGCCAACTACGGGAGGTTATAGCCTGGATTTTTATGATGATAAAAACGGAATTATAATTGGAGGGGATTATACCAATGCAGAAGGGAATAGAGGTAATAAAGCAGTGACTGCTGATGGAGGAAAAACCTGGGAATTAATTGCTGAAGGAAAAGATCCCGGTTATAAGAGTAGTATTAGGTTCGTGCCAGATTCTAATGGGAAGCAAATTCTGGCAACTGGTTTCTCTGGAATTCATTATAGCAAAGACAGTGGTAAAAGCTGGAAGAAACTATCAGAGCAAGGCTTCTATACATTAAGGTTTGTAAACGATACTTTGGCGTATGCTGCTGGTAAAGGAAGAATAGCAAAATTAATATTTCGTTAG
- a CDS encoding RNA polymerase sigma factor gives MQNSEDQLVTRLQDSSSSQEAFRELISTYKERLYWHIRNIVKNHDDTDDILQNTFLKIYRNIGQFKGDSKLYSWMYRIATNESITFLNKKARRMQITSEELQNQIIDNLESDVYFEGGEIQLKLQKAIATLPNKQQQVFNMKYFEDLKYREMSELLDTSEGALKASYHIAAKKIEEFLKSN, from the coding sequence TTGCAAAATTCCGAAGATCAATTAGTAACCCGATTGCAGGATAGCTCTTCTTCTCAAGAGGCTTTCAGGGAACTTATATCTACTTACAAGGAAAGACTCTACTGGCATATTAGAAACATCGTTAAGAATCACGATGATACCGATGACATCCTACAAAATACTTTTCTAAAAATTTATCGAAATATTGGTCAGTTTAAGGGGGATAGTAAACTTTATAGCTGGATGTATCGTATCGCTACCAATGAATCTATCACCTTCTTGAATAAAAAGGCACGAAGAATGCAGATCACTTCAGAAGAGTTACAGAATCAAATTATAGATAACCTGGAAAGTGATGTATATTTTGAAGGAGGTGAAATTCAGCTAAAATTACAAAAAGCGATCGCTACCCTGCCTAATAAACAACAACAGGTATTTAATATGAAATATTTCGAGGATTTGAAATACAGGGAAATGTCGGAATTGCTGGATACCAGTGAGGGTGCGTTAAAGGCATCTTACCATATCGCGGCAAAAAAAATTGAAGAATTTTTAAAGTCCAATTAA